The DNA region CTATATATTCTAAGTCAAAATTACTGATAATTTGAGTACTAAAAGGTTCTACGCTCCTGATCTATCTGactaaaatacactgcgcaaaaaaattaacgcacattatggaaatctcaaatttattctacaactgaaggtgttctcaatgataattatttttatcagaattatgcatgcatatgttatccactttcaacggttttcttcaatacagatgttttttcccagcaggaataaaaaaagatgatattatcagattttgaatgtattggctccattctaaaatcagttgttctcgatcaattctagtgatcaatagtttttctttcgtttgattttctacactcgatcgctatgcaacgcgaaacacgcaatttgacccaagaggaatgtgcccaagcggtagttttgcgagaagaagggtggacatacaaaagaattgcagaaaggtttggagtttcgcatacaagtgtgtccagaatgttgcagcgattcggggagacaggtatgaatgtccgaagaccaggacagggtagaccacgggtaacaactgccattcaaaaaCGTTACTtcagagtttcttcgttgagacaacggtttgcaaccgctcgcctccttcaaattcagcttgagcaaactcatgaggtgcaaattagcactcagacaataaggaatcgcctcagagaatatgatttaagggctcgtgtcgcggcaagaggcccagctcttaccccagcccatcgaagggcgcgtttggattttgcgagagagcatatccattgggaagaggccgattgggaaagagttctcttcacagatgagtctagattctgcctctaccattgtgatcgacgttcccttgtatacagacgtccacatcaaagatatgctcagtgcaatttcctgaatactactggtttcgggggaggatcgattatggtatggggtggaatatctttgactgctcgcacagacctagagttgttgataatggagctatgaatgctgataagtatataaggaacattcttgaagagcatgtagtgccatttgccccatacattggtgaaaatttcatttttattgacgataatgccagaccccatcgtgcgcgcatcgttcaggagtaccttgaagaggttgaagtctctcgaatggaatggccagcaagaagtccagatctcaatccgattgagcaggtttgggacaacctcaatagtaggctgagaagttcagaaaatcatccagctacccttaatgacttaggaatccaactcggagaaatctgggaaggattagatcagaacattttaagatcactcatttttagtatgaaccgtcgttgccgagctgtaattaacgcaaggggtggaaataccaagtattaaatcacttatcagcatttcagtattttgaaaattgttccatttctcttctttcacataagattcggtgaaatcctgaatttttcttccatttaatgtgtcttgttttgttcaaaaccttcccgagagaacataaaaaataagttatgaagtcaatgtagagttaactttcattaaaattgagattttcagaatgtgcgttaatttttttgcgcagtgtatttccaATGTACACATTTCCGTgctatttttcagagaaacaaagaatggtgaaaactgtaGCCTCCTACTACTCTTCGtctttgagttattagcaaaaaatgagattttgacgaatcgaaaagttctcataaattttttgtcttcgaagttacagatctgaaacttattgaaccttctcaggcacctttatacgtagaatctaccgacaaaagtttttttccaattcaaaaataacaaataggTACCATAAATGTTTgcatccaaaaaaatcaaagttcacctaatgattccaaatgaaaaaaatatttttagcttGTGAGTGGATTTTTACgtatacgtaaaaaagtgcctgaatagaaggttcaagtttcagatctgttgaGTAATTTGCAAATTTGATTATTTgctaattactcaaaaacggacaatcgtaggaggctacggtttcaaCCATTATttgtttatctgaaaaagagacaggaaatgtgtcatctgttttcttctagctcttatagttctcgagatgccCTCAGTAGACGATgagttttgcccaccctgtacttctcTATCCTtattcctgatactttcggaGATATTGACGGTTTTCTACAAAAATTGTCAGAAACATGGATCTACATACTCAGTTTATACAGAGGGTgaatttttgactcgtacaaatattttaacagtagattctcgaggtaaaaagaaacactttttctcatatcattttttccgaatcagctcggtttaaaagatacaggctgttgaaaaacaataaaaaaatttatttttagttctatctgaCAAACggatctatcgaatgaaatgaaatttggaatatagtttttcatttatttgatgaatctttttcgaagacaagatatcacctacgtcttagATTACTGGCTgtggaaaaaccataaaaaaatttattttgagtCCTTTCTCACAAATAGTTTtaacgaatgaaataaatttcgaatttcgaaaaattttctcgtattatgcacagttttcaagtaatttgatgttaaaaaatgaaagacatctgtgaaattcaaaaaattgggcACTTTtgccgaatgcaactctttttaagaGATTTACAGAAGGTCTTATTACTCGAAGCGTTTATACAAATGTACCTACATGATCGAAGtcacattaaaatttaatagggAATCCAGAAATgagataatttttcaaaaaaagttgAAGCTCTTTTTGAAAGTGacaaaacatgaaaatattccGGAATTTCTCCGTATCCCGGATGAGATACTGAAAATAAATTCGTATATTCGATAGTTATAGCCTCAAAGCGTCCACCAAATTGTAATTTTGACCAATAAGTCATCTTTTTTAGGTTGGCCGAAATTATATCTCGAAGTATATCATTTGGATTGGCTGGGTAGAAGTCACCTATACGGTTATGGCGTTGTGACCATCCCAACCCTCCCTGGAAGACACGACCTCGATTGCTACACTTGGAGGCCCGCGGGTACACTCAGAGAAAGATTCGTGCAGTACTTCTTGGGTGGAGGCCCTCAGCTGAAGGATCCCCACACGATCTTATCCGGATCGGATAGGTACAAAATCAACACCGAGGCTATGGGAGTCGTGACTCTCAAAGTGACAACAGTTTTCAGAAATTTCTTCGATTACGGTGTAGAGTACCATTGATCTAAGAATGTTGCGTCTTTTAATGTTAGTcgggatttttttttctcaagggAACCTTGAAAACTTCACCGAACGCTATAAAAATCCTACTACGACAGAAACGCTCAACACTTCTGCTGAATTCACGACAGAACTTGATTATAACACCTCTACCTCTCCTAATGTAACAGAGGTTCCATTGGTAACAACTACTAACAAAACTTTTAAGTCTATAATCTTGGAGACATCGAACCTTGCACACGATCAACATGAAATTAGCTGTCTTTGCAACCTTCATAAAAATGCCTGCGATATAGGTTGTTGCTGTGACAGAGATTGCACGTATGAGATGAAGAAGGTCTTCGAAAGCTGCGAGGAAGTTGCTGAAAGTCAAACCGATAGGAGTTCCTGTCAGTACTTCGAGAGGGATTATGTCAATTTTACCATTCACGAATGGGAAATCCAGAACAACGATTTTCTATGCGTTGCTAAAACCAACCTGCCCCCATCGTACACGCTTCAAAAGGAAAAGGTAAAATTTTTCATGGATAATTGTGTTCAGGTACAGCTTATTACTTATTGATGATGAGTCATGAGTAGGCGGGACCACGAtgctaaggcccgtttgcaccaatactccttaaaacgagtacttaactaagtgtcgtttaaagtaaatggacgcttaattttattgtcagttgcacgactgcggcttaacagaatcttaagtaaggggcccttaagtttttatatctagggatatttcagttttttattttggtgcaacttcattctagtccaataaagccatttcattggttgaccggttgccgatgatcgttgtcatttcattaacctaacttaattgtcctgtcagtcagtttcgactaaattattaaattattatcaaagagtaacaaatttttgttgttgaattagtattattattgataatgataaggattgtcaaataaagggtacctaagtttatataagtacaacactttctttgtaaggtcttgtgtgaatttgttttattaatgttgaaaAGGAACGTGAaaaaaatgtccttattgtccttgttagtacgaaaacgatgaatgattgccaagcaag from Coccinella septempunctata chromosome 1, icCocSept1.1, whole genome shotgun sequence includes:
- the LOC123314461 gene encoding B9 domain-containing protein 2-like: MAEVHIIGEIEKAKDFKKQHLFCKWYIQIGNNWRVISGKKEGQTQVAHSEFEDTCNWSYPIDIHLATSGIQGWPKLYLEVYHLDWLGRSHLYGYGVVTIPTLPGRHDLDCYTWRPAGTLRERFVQYFLGGGPQLKDPHTILSGSDRYKINTEAMGVVTLKVTTVFRNFFDYGVEYH